One window from the genome of Cyclobacterium amurskyense encodes:
- the leuS gene encoding leucine--tRNA ligase — MSDYNFRTIEKKWQDRWEQTGIFNANPVANKPKFYSLDMFPYPSGAGLHVGHPLGYIASDIVTRYKRLKGFNVLHPMGYDSFGLPAEQYAIQTGQHPALTTEDNIKRYTEQLKNIGFAFDWSKEVRTSDPEYYRWTQWIFCQLFESYYDLEADKALSIAHLISVFDKEGNKNIKAVCDDDTELFSKDDWNQFSEEEKQKMLLRYRLTYLAETTVNWCGALGTVLSNDEVKDGFSERGGHPVERKRMMQWSMRITAYAERLLNGLEALDWPDPVKEMQRNWIGRSLGAEMVFDVVGQDEKIKVFTTRIDTIYGVTYLALAPEHELVEKLITKDQKATAEDYVAQAKNRSERDRMTDVKTISGAFTGSYAKNPFNGEAIPIWIADYVLAGYGTGAVMAVPAHDERDFNFANHFGLEKRQVIEGDMSEGSFPGKGGTIMNSGFISGLEMQEAMDKAIAFLEEKGIGKGKIQYKMRDAIFTRQRYWGEPLPVYFKDNLPYLIDESDLPLRLPEVDKYLPTEDGAPPLGRAKDWTYKTDSGNCPLEMSTMPGWAGSSWYFFRYMDANNKEEFVSKSAAEYWGAVDLYIGGAEHATGHLLYSRFWTKFLFDRGLVPIEEPFQKMINQGMIQGRSNFVYRKKGTNTFVSRGLIGEHDVSPMHVDVNIVHNDQLDLEAFKNWRPDLKDAEFILEDGKYNCGAEVEKMSKSKYNVVNPDDVIESYGADTLRLYEMFLGPLEQFKPWNTNGIDGVFKFLKKLWRLFHDQNGEWNVSDKPASKEALKSLHKTMKKVEEDIERHAFNTSVSSFMICVNELSALKCNNREVLEPLLIVLSPYAPHISEELWEKLGHEESIINSKFPQAEEKYLAEESHQYPVSINGKMRAKIELSLSLSKQEIEDAALGDEQIQKWTKGQKPKKVIVVPGKIVNIVL; from the coding sequence ATGTCTGATTATAACTTTCGCACCATTGAAAAAAAATGGCAGGACCGTTGGGAGCAAACGGGAATTTTCAATGCCAATCCGGTAGCAAATAAGCCAAAATTTTATTCTCTGGATATGTTTCCATATCCTTCAGGGGCGGGACTACATGTAGGACACCCACTGGGATATATAGCTTCTGATATTGTAACACGATATAAAAGATTAAAAGGCTTTAATGTATTGCACCCAATGGGCTATGATTCTTTCGGGCTTCCGGCAGAGCAATATGCGATACAGACCGGGCAACACCCAGCCTTAACCACTGAGGACAATATTAAAAGGTATACTGAACAATTAAAAAACATAGGTTTTGCTTTTGATTGGAGCAAGGAGGTAAGAACTTCCGATCCTGAGTATTATCGTTGGACCCAGTGGATCTTTTGTCAGCTATTTGAAAGCTATTACGATTTAGAGGCTGACAAGGCTCTTTCTATTGCTCATCTTATCTCGGTTTTTGATAAAGAGGGGAATAAAAATATAAAGGCAGTCTGTGACGATGATACTGAGTTGTTCAGTAAGGACGATTGGAATCAATTTTCCGAAGAGGAAAAACAGAAAATGCTGCTAAGATACAGGTTGACCTATTTGGCAGAAACCACAGTTAACTGGTGTGGAGCTTTAGGAACAGTGCTTTCAAACGATGAAGTCAAAGATGGTTTTTCTGAAAGAGGGGGACATCCTGTAGAGCGAAAGCGCATGATGCAGTGGAGCATGCGAATAACTGCTTATGCAGAACGTTTGCTCAATGGCCTGGAAGCTCTTGATTGGCCGGATCCAGTTAAAGAAATGCAGAGGAATTGGATTGGCAGATCTCTTGGTGCTGAAATGGTTTTTGATGTAGTAGGTCAGGACGAAAAGATCAAGGTTTTTACTACCCGTATTGATACCATATATGGGGTGACTTATTTGGCCTTGGCACCTGAGCATGAGTTGGTAGAAAAGTTGATCACTAAGGATCAAAAGGCCACTGCAGAAGATTATGTAGCTCAGGCCAAAAACAGGTCAGAGCGGGATAGGATGACGGATGTAAAAACCATTTCAGGTGCATTTACAGGTAGTTATGCAAAAAACCCATTCAATGGTGAAGCTATTCCAATATGGATTGCGGATTATGTTTTGGCTGGTTATGGAACAGGAGCTGTTATGGCTGTTCCAGCGCATGACGAACGTGATTTCAATTTTGCCAATCACTTTGGGCTAGAAAAAAGACAGGTTATAGAAGGAGATATGTCTGAAGGTTCCTTTCCAGGTAAAGGCGGGACCATCATGAATTCTGGTTTTATAAGTGGATTGGAAATGCAGGAAGCCATGGACAAAGCCATCGCTTTTCTAGAAGAAAAAGGAATCGGAAAAGGCAAGATCCAATATAAAATGAGGGATGCAATCTTTACCCGTCAGCGTTATTGGGGTGAGCCTCTTCCTGTTTATTTTAAAGATAATTTACCTTACCTTATTGATGAAAGTGATTTGCCTTTAAGGCTACCTGAAGTTGATAAATATTTGCCTACAGAAGATGGAGCACCACCTTTGGGTAGAGCCAAAGACTGGACTTATAAAACTGATTCAGGTAATTGTCCTTTAGAGATGAGTACCATGCCGGGATGGGCTGGTTCAAGCTGGTATTTTTTCCGTTACATGGATGCCAACAATAAGGAAGAATTTGTAAGTAAAAGTGCTGCTGAATATTGGGGAGCCGTAGATTTATATATTGGAGGGGCAGAGCATGCTACCGGGCATTTGCTTTATTCAAGGTTTTGGACAAAGTTTTTGTTTGATAGGGGCCTTGTGCCAATTGAAGAGCCTTTCCAAAAAATGATCAATCAGGGAATGATCCAGGGTAGGTCTAACTTTGTCTATCGAAAAAAAGGTACAAATACCTTTGTCAGCCGTGGATTGATAGGGGAACACGATGTGAGCCCAATGCATGTTGATGTAAATATTGTCCATAATGATCAATTGGATTTGGAAGCATTTAAAAACTGGAGACCTGATCTCAAGGATGCTGAATTTATACTTGAAGATGGTAAGTATAATTGTGGTGCAGAAGTGGAGAAGATGTCAAAGTCCAAGTACAATGTGGTCAATCCAGATGATGTAATTGAAAGCTATGGGGCAGATACTCTGAGGTTATATGAAATGTTTCTAGGCCCATTGGAGCAATTTAAGCCTTGGAATACCAATGGGATTGATGGGGTATTCAAATTTTTGAAAAAGCTATGGAGGTTATTCCATGACCAAAATGGAGAATGGAATGTTTCTGATAAACCAGCCTCCAAGGAAGCCCTAAAGTCTTTGCATAAAACAATGAAAAAAGTGGAGGAGGATATTGAGCGTCATGCTTTTAATACCTCAGTATCTTCATTTATGATTTGTGTAAATGAGCTGTCGGCTTTAAAATGTAACAATAGAGAGGTTTTGGAGCCTTTATTGATTGTATTATCGCCTTATGCTCCCCATATTTCAGAGGAATTATGGGAAAAGCTTGGACATGAGGAGTCAATTATCAATTCTAAATTTCCTCAAGCTGAGGAAAAGTACCTTGCCGAAGAGAGTCATCAGTATCCTGTGTCTATCAATGGTAAAATGAGAGCTAAAATTGAATTGTCTCTTAGTTTATCTAAACAGGAAATTGAGGATGCTGCATTGGGTGACGAACAAATTCAGAAATGGACCAAAGGACAAAAACCTAAAAAGGTGATTGTAGTCCCTGGGAAAATAGTGAATATTGTACTTTAA
- a CDS encoding mechanosensitive ion channel family protein translates to MSEIIQDIKGGDFSSFLDKINALLNYKLLMVGETNLTIGLFLGLTFSIILVFVISELARKFLANKILARYKLELGMRQSIATIFKYLLIIIGLVTILQNSNVDLSALGILAGAIGVGIGFGLQNITNNFISGLIILFERPIKVGDRIEVDDVYGDVVKISARSTIILTNDNIAIIVPNSQFIDNSVINWSYNDGNIRFNIPVGVSYKEDPEKIKKILLEVVERNSGVLKQPKPDVLFDKYNDSSIDFNLRVWTTEYTNRPSVLRSQLYYEIFRRFKEENVEIPFPQRDLHIRSGLHKIDND, encoded by the coding sequence ATGAGTGAAATAATACAAGACATTAAAGGAGGCGATTTCAGTAGTTTCCTAGATAAAATCAATGCGTTACTCAATTATAAACTGTTAATGGTGGGGGAAACGAATCTTACCATAGGATTGTTCTTAGGATTGACTTTTTCTATCATTTTGGTATTTGTTATTTCTGAGTTAGCGAGGAAATTTCTAGCCAATAAAATATTGGCCAGGTATAAGCTGGAGTTAGGGATGAGGCAATCGATTGCCACCATTTTTAAATACCTATTGATTATTATTGGCCTTGTTACCATTTTGCAAAATAGCAATGTAGACCTAAGTGCTTTAGGGATTTTAGCAGGAGCTATAGGTGTTGGTATAGGCTTTGGTTTACAGAATATCACCAATAATTTTATCAGTGGGCTGATTATATTATTCGAAAGACCAATAAAAGTAGGAGATAGGATAGAGGTAGATGATGTGTATGGAGATGTGGTTAAAATTTCGGCCAGGTCTACAATTATTCTTACAAATGATAATATTGCAATAATAGTACCCAATAGTCAATTCATAGATAATTCAGTGATCAATTGGTCTTATAATGACGGGAATATAAGGTTCAACATACCTGTAGGGGTATCTTACAAAGAAGATCCGGAAAAAATTAAAAAGATATTGCTAGAGGTGGTGGAGAGGAATTCAGGGGTTCTAAAACAGCCTAAACCTGATGTGCTTTTTGATAAATACAATGACAGTAGTATTGATTTTAATCTTAGGGTATGGACAACTGAGTATACAAACCGACCAAGTGTATTGAGAAGCCAGTTGTATTATGAGATTTTTAGGCGGTTTAAAGAGGAGAATGTGGAAATTCCTTTTCCTCAGAGAGACTTGCATATTCGTTCTGGCTTACACAAAATTGACAATGACTAA
- a CDS encoding bifunctional GNAT family N-acetyltransferase/carbon-nitrogen hydrolase family protein yields MSKQKEELEHRLKLRNIKHSDFNDIRDIMVSTYKTQAMSWTKDEFKSQLNAFPEGQICLEDNGKVVAVAMSLIVDYSKYGDNHSYDQITGFGKFDTHDPEGDTLYGTDVFVDREYRGLRLGRRLYDARKELCENLNLRSIIAGGRIPGYSKFADQMSPRKYIELVKNKEIFDPVLSFQLANEFHVRKVITKYLPEDTDSRAYATLLEWINIYYEKDEKLIGNKKTIVRLGLVQWKMRRFIDVDDLMQQVEFFVDTVSDYQSDFCLFPEFFNAPLLAGFNKMDASEAIRNLADYTEEIVNRMRDLALSYNVNIIAGSMPEYDGKKLRNVSYLCRRDGTMDKQYKLHITPDEQSYWGLQGGNGIKVFDTDAGKIGILICYDVEFPELGRILAEKEMDILFVPFWTDTKNAYLRVSTCAKARAIENECYVAITGSVGNLPRVENMDIQHSQAAIYSPSDFSFPHDAIIAEASLNTETTIVADVDLGLLTKLRKTGSVRNLEQRRLDLYSIQWKNKR; encoded by the coding sequence ATGAGTAAACAAAAGGAAGAACTCGAACACAGGCTTAAACTCAGAAACATCAAACATTCTGATTTTAATGACATCCGTGATATAATGGTCTCAACGTATAAAACCCAGGCCATGTCTTGGACCAAGGATGAATTCAAAAGTCAACTTAACGCCTTCCCTGAAGGTCAGATTTGCCTAGAAGATAATGGCAAGGTAGTAGCTGTCGCGATGAGCCTTATTGTAGATTACTCCAAATATGGAGACAATCATTCTTATGATCAAATCACTGGCTTTGGCAAATTCGATACCCACGATCCAGAAGGAGACACCTTATATGGTACGGATGTATTTGTAGACAGAGAATACAGAGGCCTACGCTTAGGCAGAAGACTATATGATGCAAGAAAGGAACTTTGCGAAAACCTTAACCTGAGGTCCATTATAGCTGGGGGGAGAATACCAGGATACAGCAAATTCGCAGACCAAATGTCGCCGAGAAAATACATAGAATTGGTTAAGAACAAGGAAATATTTGACCCTGTACTTTCCTTTCAGCTTGCGAATGAATTTCACGTTAGAAAAGTCATTACCAAATATCTTCCTGAAGACACTGATTCACGTGCTTACGCCACATTACTTGAATGGATCAATATTTATTATGAAAAAGACGAAAAATTAATTGGCAATAAAAAGACAATTGTTAGGTTAGGCCTCGTTCAGTGGAAAATGAGAAGATTCATTGACGTGGATGACCTGATGCAGCAAGTAGAGTTTTTCGTAGACACTGTTTCTGATTACCAATCTGACTTCTGCCTGTTCCCCGAATTTTTCAATGCCCCTCTATTGGCAGGTTTCAATAAAATGGACGCTTCTGAGGCCATCAGAAACCTAGCTGACTATACTGAGGAGATAGTCAATCGAATGCGGGACCTAGCCTTGTCCTATAATGTCAATATTATAGCTGGAAGTATGCCTGAATATGATGGGAAAAAACTTCGAAATGTAAGTTACCTTTGCAGAAGAGATGGTACCATGGACAAGCAATACAAACTTCATATCACACCTGATGAACAATCTTATTGGGGCCTTCAGGGTGGAAATGGCATAAAAGTATTTGATACTGATGCTGGTAAAATTGGAATCCTTATCTGTTATGATGTGGAATTCCCTGAGTTGGGTAGAATTTTGGCAGAGAAAGAAATGGATATACTATTTGTTCCATTTTGGACAGATACAAAAAACGCCTACCTAAGAGTAAGCACCTGTGCCAAAGCCAGGGCCATAGAGAATGAATGTTATGTAGCCATCACGGGCTCGGTAGGTAATTTACCAAGAGTTGAAAATATGGACATCCAGCATTCTCAGGCGGCGATTTACTCTCCTTCTGATTTTTCTTTTCCTCATGACGCAATAATAGCAGAAGCTTCTCTCAACACAGAAACAACCATCGTTGCTGATGTTGATTTAGGACTATTGACAAAACTACGAAAAACAGGTAGTGTGCGAAACCTCGAACAAAGAAGATTGGATTTGTATTCCATACAATGGAAAAACAAGAGATAA
- a CDS encoding KdsC family phosphatase — protein MNYFNTNYEKALKQASQIKLIVTDLDGVLTDGGIILDDNGMEYKRFQVKDGQIIPYLHKFEIKTGIITGRNVQVSKIRCEQMGVDFHFHGIRDKWKTLSEVIGEMKLNPSQVAYIGDDIIDLELLLNVGFSAAPADAMDYVKEKVTYVTLKKGGQGAFRELADLILFSNGNLPSSPVKINSSSPNY, from the coding sequence ATGAATTACTTTAATACGAATTACGAAAAGGCCCTAAAGCAAGCAAGTCAAATAAAGCTTATTGTCACAGATCTGGACGGTGTATTGACGGACGGAGGAATCATTCTGGACGACAATGGTATGGAGTACAAAAGGTTTCAGGTGAAGGATGGTCAAATCATCCCATATTTACATAAATTCGAAATTAAAACAGGAATAATTACCGGCCGAAACGTACAGGTTTCCAAAATCCGCTGCGAACAAATGGGAGTAGATTTTCATTTCCATGGTATCCGTGATAAATGGAAAACTTTATCGGAGGTAATTGGGGAAATGAAATTAAATCCAAGCCAGGTTGCCTATATTGGAGATGATATAATCGACCTTGAGTTATTATTGAATGTTGGTTTTTCGGCTGCTCCTGCCGATGCCATGGACTATGTCAAAGAAAAGGTAACTTATGTCACTTTAAAAAAGGGAGGACAAGGAGCATTTAGAGAATTGGCTGACTTAATCCTATTTTCAAATGGAAACCTACCCTCTTCACCTGTCAAAATAAACAGCTCATCACCTAACTATTAA
- the kdsA gene encoding 3-deoxy-8-phosphooctulonate synthase has product MERSKHTMTIKENIELGGDQPVLFSGPCAVESMDICLEIGSTVKALSEKHGFEYVFKASFDKANRTSSDSYRGIGFDKSLQVLQTVGKTLNVPIVTDVHESYQVEAVAAVADVIQIPAFLCRQTDLLIAAGKTGKAIKIKRGQFMAPEDMKYAVDKVRGTGNDNVALTERGFSLGYHNLVVDMRALPIMRQFAPVIFDVTHSVQQPGANKGSSGGQRQMAPYLARAAGAAGVDGFFIETHPNPAIALSDGPNMIPLADMDSFLAMLKSAWELGNQFKNYSLL; this is encoded by the coding sequence ATGGAAAGAAGCAAGCATACCATGACCATCAAAGAAAACATTGAACTAGGTGGAGATCAACCCGTTTTATTCTCTGGTCCTTGCGCTGTAGAAAGCATGGATATCTGCTTGGAAATCGGTAGTACGGTTAAAGCCCTTTCTGAAAAACATGGTTTTGAATATGTCTTTAAAGCTTCATTCGACAAAGCAAACAGGACCTCCTCTGATTCCTACAGAGGCATTGGTTTTGATAAATCTTTGCAAGTATTACAAACGGTTGGCAAAACACTGAATGTACCAATAGTGACAGATGTTCATGAAAGCTATCAGGTAGAAGCAGTGGCTGCAGTAGCTGATGTTATTCAGATTCCCGCCTTTCTATGCCGGCAAACAGACCTTCTGATAGCTGCAGGAAAAACAGGTAAGGCAATTAAAATTAAAAGAGGACAATTCATGGCTCCGGAAGACATGAAATATGCAGTAGATAAAGTTAGGGGGACAGGCAATGACAATGTTGCGCTCACAGAAAGGGGATTCTCATTAGGCTACCATAATCTTGTTGTGGACATGCGCGCTCTTCCTATTATGCGCCAGTTTGCTCCAGTAATATTTGATGTCACTCATAGTGTTCAACAACCTGGAGCCAATAAAGGAAGTAGTGGCGGACAACGTCAAATGGCACCATATCTTGCCAGAGCAGCCGGGGCTGCAGGAGTAGATGGATTCTTCATCGAAACCCATCCCAACCCTGCCATTGCCTTAAGTGACGGGCCAAATATGATCCCTCTTGCTGATATGGACAGCTTTCTTGCAATGCTGAAAAGTGCATGGGAGCTAGGAAATCAATTCAAAAATTATTCCTTGTTATGA
- a CDS encoding L,D-transpeptidase family protein translates to MKKVKWCFYFLLVIQLFFLKLVAFAQDQSVTNEIRTLLEGDSTYLNIVFNDSPLHSPSELFSFYSDRAFEPSWSVNQILTCNALELRLLIQQAEFEGLVPEDYHLEGLNPFFEKFFNGTSLTPLELAKVDFLLSDAFILYANHIYSGKVHPEHINGSWEIIQKVNEPKVLEKLNLAVTQNEVRTQIFSLHPKFAIYKRMRQSMIKYLDLQKEQVDEKWETIKIKDAIELSQANPQINTIRKRLLFWADLDDYQVQEGNGDIYDSLLMEGVKNFQQRNGLQADGVLGKATIEALNKNPKELIKQVSVNMERLRWLPDTTVNEFILVNIANYGMDYIREMDTLLHSNAIVGKTYRKTPVFNAGMSYLVFSPTWTVPPTILKNDVIPAVKKNLNYLTAKNMRILDFSGQEINPSTINWKSVNGNNFKYMVRQDPGKDNALGQVKFMFPNKHNVYIHDTPSRTLFSKEDRALSSGCIRIQKPFELAKLLLADQPDWTDELIKKAMSSSKAQSVSLTRKIPVIILYLTFWTDSKGKEQVRKDIYSRDDELFLLLQKPVINTN, encoded by the coding sequence ATGAAAAAAGTAAAGTGGTGTTTCTATTTTCTACTGGTAATCCAACTCTTTTTCCTAAAGCTAGTGGCTTTTGCGCAAGACCAATCTGTAACCAACGAAATTAGAACGCTACTTGAAGGAGACAGTACCTATTTAAACATCGTCTTTAATGATAGTCCTTTACATTCTCCAAGCGAATTATTCTCCTTTTATTCCGACAGGGCATTTGAACCCAGCTGGTCTGTAAACCAAATCCTCACATGCAATGCTCTTGAATTGCGTTTACTCATTCAACAAGCTGAATTCGAAGGCTTGGTACCAGAGGATTATCACCTTGAAGGACTCAATCCCTTTTTTGAAAAATTTTTCAATGGAACATCATTAACACCACTAGAACTGGCTAAGGTGGATTTTTTGCTAAGCGATGCATTCATCTTATATGCCAATCATATTTATTCAGGTAAGGTACACCCTGAACATATTAATGGTTCTTGGGAAATTATACAAAAGGTCAACGAGCCTAAGGTTCTGGAAAAACTAAACCTAGCCGTTACTCAAAACGAGGTAAGAACCCAGATATTTAGCCTTCATCCCAAATTTGCCATCTACAAACGCATGAGGCAATCCATGATCAAATACCTTGATCTTCAAAAAGAACAAGTAGATGAGAAATGGGAGACTATAAAAATCAAGGACGCAATCGAACTTTCCCAGGCGAATCCACAAATCAACACCATCAGAAAAAGACTTTTATTTTGGGCTGACTTAGATGATTACCAAGTCCAGGAAGGAAATGGAGACATTTATGATTCCCTGTTGATGGAAGGTGTTAAAAATTTCCAACAAAGAAATGGTCTTCAAGCCGACGGAGTATTGGGAAAGGCCACAATTGAGGCATTAAATAAAAATCCAAAAGAGCTTATCAAACAGGTGAGTGTAAACATGGAACGGTTAAGATGGCTTCCAGACACTACAGTAAATGAATTCATACTGGTGAACATTGCCAATTATGGCATGGACTATATTCGGGAAATGGACACCTTACTTCACTCTAATGCTATTGTAGGAAAGACCTATAGAAAGACTCCTGTATTTAATGCGGGCATGTCCTATTTGGTATTTAGCCCTACTTGGACAGTTCCTCCTACAATATTAAAAAATGATGTGATTCCTGCAGTGAAGAAAAATTTAAATTATCTGACTGCTAAAAACATGAGAATTCTTGATTTTTCAGGCCAAGAAATCAACCCCTCTACTATAAACTGGAAATCGGTTAACGGAAACAACTTCAAATACATGGTAAGGCAGGATCCAGGTAAGGACAATGCCCTTGGCCAGGTAAAGTTTATGTTTCCAAACAAACACAACGTATACATTCACGACACTCCTTCAAGAACACTTTTCTCCAAAGAAGACCGGGCATTAAGTTCAGGATGTATTCGTATACAGAAGCCTTTTGAACTGGCTAAGCTTTTACTTGCAGATCAACCCGATTGGACAGACGAACTGATTAAGAAGGCCATGTCATCAAGTAAAGCACAATCTGTTAGCCTTACTAGAAAAATCCCTGTCATCATCCTCTATCTTACTTTTTGGACAGACAGCAAAGGTAAAGAGCAAGTAAGAAAAGACATCTATTCCAGAGATGATGAATTGTTTCTATTACTGCAAAAACCTGTGATAAATACTAATTGA
- a CDS encoding murein L,D-transpeptidase catalytic domain family protein, protein MLKIIAFTLLVVFPVFSFEVKNFEDPVRKNETKLVSSKVETVVENLWDNIRADHKSLKKEVLLLAYEGYLKMVSEGMLEEGKPLTIIDFDLPSSEERLWVIDIQNQGMEYVSLVAHGRNSGGLHAEKFSNVPESYMSSLGFYLTGETYFGKHGKSLRLDGMEEGVNDNARLRAIVMHAADYAEASFVKRHGRLGRSLGCPALPDDEFEHIIDLIKDKSCLFIHASEKEYLNQSAFIGNLSAG, encoded by the coding sequence ATGTTAAAAATTATAGCCTTTACACTTCTAGTCGTTTTCCCGGTTTTTTCATTTGAAGTAAAAAACTTTGAAGACCCGGTAAGAAAAAATGAGACTAAACTTGTTTCAAGTAAGGTGGAGACTGTTGTCGAAAATCTATGGGACAACATTCGTGCGGATCATAAGTCCTTGAAGAAAGAAGTCCTGTTATTGGCCTATGAAGGGTATTTGAAAATGGTGAGTGAAGGTATGCTTGAAGAAGGAAAACCATTGACAATTATAGATTTTGATTTACCTTCTTCCGAAGAAAGACTTTGGGTTATCGATATTCAAAACCAAGGCATGGAATATGTCTCTTTGGTTGCTCATGGGAGAAATTCTGGAGGGCTTCATGCTGAGAAATTTTCAAATGTTCCTGAAAGTTACATGAGTAGTCTTGGGTTTTACCTGACAGGGGAAACTTATTTTGGTAAACATGGCAAGTCCCTAAGGTTAGACGGTATGGAAGAAGGTGTCAATGACAATGCCAGGTTAAGGGCCATAGTGATGCATGCAGCGGATTACGCAGAAGCTTCTTTTGTTAAGCGTCATGGTAGGTTGGGGAGAAGCCTTGGCTGTCCAGCACTACCAGATGATGAGTTTGAGCATATTATTGACTTGATAAAGGACAAAAGCTGTTTGTTTATTCATGCCAGTGAAAAAGAATATTTAAATCAATCTGCTTTTATCGGTAATTTATCGGCAGGCTAA
- a CDS encoding IS3 family transposase: MAQLCELFGKSRQGYYKALNYIYRGAFEEEVVLSLVLKIRKKAKTSRWGLRKINPLIQKDLIGMKIKIGRDKLFDLLRVNGLLVTKRKRKFFTTQSHHWLRKYHNLVENMVVYRPNQLWVSDITYLLLNGQVMYLYLITDAYSQKIVGWNLSLDLKAESALEALKVAFQSQENINHYSLVHHSDRGVQYCSYDYTDLLKKKKVWISMTKPASPHENAIAERVNGILKEEWLEDIAGETNINPKKYIIKIIKIYNDMRPHESLGNLTPNQVHDEGFTRHDTERVIGKKYNWKKKTEPVKARSENSNAIGPNDYSLASCSSAELASALSWYCKLNETS, from the coding sequence TTGGCCCAACTTTGTGAATTGTTTGGCAAGAGCAGGCAGGGCTACTATAAAGCTTTAAATTATATTTACCGCGGGGCATTTGAGGAAGAGGTGGTCTTGAGTCTTGTTTTAAAGATCAGAAAGAAGGCCAAAACATCCAGATGGGGGTTGAGAAAGATAAACCCTCTGATTCAGAAAGACCTAATAGGAATGAAAATCAAGATAGGCAGGGATAAACTGTTTGATTTGCTTCGAGTGAACGGGTTATTAGTAACCAAAAGAAAAAGGAAGTTTTTCACTACCCAAAGCCATCATTGGCTTAGGAAGTACCATAACCTGGTAGAAAACATGGTTGTCTACAGGCCCAACCAGTTATGGGTTTCCGATATTACCTACCTTTTACTAAATGGGCAAGTCATGTATCTGTATCTTATTACGGATGCTTATTCCCAGAAAATAGTGGGCTGGAATCTTTCTCTGGATCTGAAGGCTGAATCAGCACTTGAAGCCCTGAAGGTGGCTTTCCAGTCTCAAGAAAACATTAACCATTATTCCCTTGTCCATCATTCGGACCGTGGGGTACAGTACTGCAGTTATGATTACACCGACCTATTGAAAAAGAAGAAAGTTTGGATCAGTATGACGAAGCCCGCTTCACCACATGAAAATGCCATAGCGGAAAGAGTAAATGGAATCCTAAAGGAAGAGTGGCTGGAGGATATTGCAGGAGAAACAAATATCAACCCGAAAAAATACATCATTAAAATTATCAAAATCTATAATGATATGAGACCACACGAGAGTTTAGGAAATCTAACACCTAACCAAGTACATGACGAAGGTTTTACAAGGCATGATACCGAACGCGTTATTGGAAAGAAATATAATTGGAAAAAGAAGACCGAACCTGTCAAGGCCCGGTCTGAAAATAGCAACGCTATCGGACCAAACGACTATTCCTTGGCAAGTTGCTCCTCAGCAGAGCTTGCCTCCGCTTTATCGTGGTACTGTAAGTTAAATGAAACTTCTTAG
- a CDS encoding 6-pyruvoyl trahydropterin synthase family protein, translated as MKIAIYRKEHFNAAHRLHNPKWSEEKNNEVFGKCNNASYHGHNYDLVVKLSGPIDPETGYVYDMKRLKDVIKKHVTSKLDHKNLNLDVDEFKNLNPTAENIAVVIWNILREEIELKYDLTIRLYETERNFVEFSGD; from the coding sequence ATGAAAATAGCCATTTATCGAAAAGAACACTTTAATGCTGCCCATAGGCTTCATAATCCGAAGTGGTCAGAAGAAAAAAACAATGAGGTTTTCGGGAAATGCAATAATGCCAGCTACCATGGTCACAATTACGATCTGGTAGTAAAATTATCTGGACCCATTGACCCAGAAACGGGTTATGTTTATGATATGAAAAGGCTTAAGGATGTAATAAAAAAACATGTTACCAGTAAACTTGATCATAAAAACTTAAATTTAGACGTCGATGAATTCAAAAACCTTAATCCAACTGCAGAAAACATTGCTGTGGTTATTTGGAATATTTTGAGAGAAGAAATTGAATTAAAATACGACTTAACAATTCGATTATATGAAACAGAAAGAAACTTTGTTGAATTCAGCGGAGATTGA